In Nymphaea colorata isolate Beijing-Zhang1983 chromosome 3, ASM883128v2, whole genome shotgun sequence, a genomic segment contains:
- the LOC126409945 gene encoding uncharacterized protein LOC126409945 — protein sequence MDRTFIFLGGLRDEFETIRSQILNCDEIPGIEEVYARIESEEQRRQIMHIDSHQRSSPAAFVSHTSGTGQRPTRRCSHCNTVGHSVDFCWDLHPKKRLVRGRPPPHRRAPSVPEPSPGSTNVAKSKLSSDQLRELQAYISRLSTQDDASTSEGAKLAQALVATSDQGLGDGAEDWDWFGY from the exons atggaccgcacctttatcttccttggaggcctgcgtgatgagtttgaaaccattcggagccagattcttaactgtgatgagattcctggaatcgaagaggtATATGCAcgtattgagtctgaggagcaacggcgccagattatgcatattgactcccatcAGAGGAGctctccagcagcctttgtgagccatacttcagggacagggcagcgtcctactcgccgatgcagccattgcaacacagtgggtcattctgttgatttttgttgggaccttcATCCTAAGAAGCGTCTCGTCcgaggtcgtcctcctcctcatcgccgtGCTCCTTCTGTGCCCGAGCCTAGTCCAGGGTCGACcaatgttgcaaaatccaagctctcctcagatcaacttagagagttgcaagcatacattagtcgtttgtctacccaggatgatgcttctacttctgagggggctaagttagcccaggccctagttgctactagtgatcaag gacttggggacggggcagaagattgggattggttcggttattga